The sequence CAGCGCTATAGACTTGCCATTGATACGAGTGGCGTGCTAGTCATTGGCGTGCAGGCAGGAAGTTATGCCGAGGAGATCGGCTTTAGCGAGGGAGATATCATCCTTCAGATTGAGAACTATCCCATCAAAGACATTGCCTCTTTCAACGAAGCGATGAAACAACACAAAGGTAAAGCCAAGCGACTCCTTGTGAGCCGTGGCGGAACCATCTTCAGCGTGGTTGTAAAATAACCCTCTACAAAATCCCTTTTAGAGAATCCTAGAAAAACTCTAGGATTCTCACCAATAGAGCGCTTTAGCCAAAATCACAATCAAAATCATGATTCCAAAGAGAAGGTAGTGAGCGATGTCATGCGCCCTCATCTTGTTTTTAAAGAGTCTCATGAGAAGAGGCATAAAGAAAAAGGCGGCGATGGCGATGATTCCTAGAAGGGCTTTAAGGCTCAATCCATAGGCATAAAAAGTATCAAAATCCTTCAAAGCCGCATGGCGATGATAGAAAAGCCCAAGACCGCTTAGGAGAAGAATCGTCACATTCACGCTCATGATCGGACGCAAGCGCCTCGAAAAAAGAGTCTCTGCCTCGTCTAAATCGATCTGGGGATAGCGATTTCTCACCCAGTCGATAATGAATGTCCAAAAAAAGACCGTCCCAATAAAGAGGGTCGCACTAAAGAGATGGAGGGTTAGAAGCCAAATATCGAGGTTTCCCATGGGAACTCCTTTTTATTTGGATTATAGAGATTCCCCTATCTTTTGACATTGATTCTTATCAATCACCCCTCTTGATTCAGACAAAAGAGGTAGCGATGCTCCTTTGGAAGTGCTTCATGGAGAGTTTTAGCCAATTTTCTAATTTCCCAAAGCGCGCTCTTTGAAGAGCGGAGCGTGAGAAAATTCTGGAGTGCTCTAGCGTTAATCGTCCAAGTGAGCTCTGTTTTATAACTCTCAGGGAGACAATATTTAGCCATATCATTGCTTATGCCCAAAAGAAGAACTTGACGGAGATTCTCTAGTGCTTTTAAGGAAGCGAGATTGACCGCCTCACTCTCTGTTTCGACAAGATAGCGCTTTGCTCTCTCCCAATCTCCCTCTTTAAACTCCTCTTCGGCTTTGAGCTCTTTAAGCGTGTAGCGAGAGCTCTTCACCGATAAAGAGGCGATTCGATGGCGTGCAAGCTCTTGGAGGCAAGCGCGAGAGATTCCTTGGATGTAAAAGGTGTAGACGAGATGCTCTAGCGTGCTGGCGTGTTTGTTTTTATTTCCCACTCGATCAATCAGCTCTCTATCTTTTTCTCCTCCTCCATCACTCTTCTCAAAGCTTTGCCAGCAGGTGCGAATGGCGTGAG comes from Wolinella succinogenes DSM 1740 and encodes:
- a CDS encoding CopD family copper resistance protein; translated protein: MGNLDIWLLTLHLFSATLFIGTVFFWTFIIDWVRNRYPQIDLDEAETLFSRRLRPIMSVNVTILLLSGLGLFYHRHAALKDFDTFYAYGLSLKALLGIIAIAAFFFMPLLMRLFKNKMRAHDIAHYLLFGIMILIVILAKALYW
- the thyX gene encoding FAD-dependent thymidylate synthase, with the translated sequence MTVTLMQHTSLTICAHAIRTCWQSFEKSDGGGEKDRELIDRVGNKNKHASTLEHLVYTFYIQGISRACLQELARHRIASLSVKSSRYTLKELKAEEEFKEGDWERAKRYLVETESEAVNLASLKALENLRQVLLLGISNDMAKYCLPESYKTELTWTINARALQNFLTLRSSKSALWEIRKLAKTLHEALPKEHRYLFCLNQEG